The genomic DNA TGGTGGAGCGGCGAGAAGTTCGCGGAACGTCGCGTATGTCGGCCCCGTCGGATCGTCTCGGTCACCCGCGACCGGGATCGCAGCCGGCTCACGCTGCTCGAACGTCGCATCACCCAGCTGTACCTGCCCGGTGATCAGTTCCTTCACGAGGAGACCGGTGGTCACGTACCAGCGTGTCCCGCGGTCGCCCGCGAGCGCTGTGACCTCCATGCGCGCTTTATCCCAATACACGACGGCACGCCGCCCACCCGGCGCATCGCGATACGGCTCGACCGTCACACGGATCGGTCGCGGCCCCCACGTCCAGCTCCGCTCCACCAACCCTGCGGCGACCGGCCGATCTTCCCGCTCCCACGTCCGCTGCCAGGCACTGAAGACGATCGGCTGGTACGGACTCGGCTCCCAGGCTGCCCAACCGAAGCCTTCCAGCGTTTCCCTCCGTCCGCTCGCCGGTTCCACGATCACCAGCACTGGGGGCTTACCGGGAACATTGCGCACGAACGCCAGCCGCTCCCCTTGCGGGGAAATTGCGACCAGGATGCCCGGATCGTTCGCTGCCGTCGTCCGCTCGCCAGTAACGAGATCGATGCGTGTGACGACTGTCGGGAAACTCCGGCTCGCGTAGAGGAAGCGCGCCAGCGGATCGAGCCACAGATACACCGTCGGTAATGCGAGCCCTGGATAGCCCAGCGGGAGATCAGGGAGACGCCGCGCCTCGCCCGTCACGAGGTTGATCAGCACCAGATCGTCCCCACCGCTATCAGCCGCCAGGAAGCCGACCCACTGTCCGTCACCCGAGGTAAGGAGCGGTGCACGACAACTCGCCACCAGTCCATCCCACAGGATCCCCGTCGCGCCAGTCCCCGGATCGGCCCAGCGCAGCCGCGCGTCCGCCGCACTCGTGTACACGAGCCGTGGTCGCTCGGCATCACCCCCCGTCGTGACCCAGGTGAGGTGTCCCACCGCTCGATCGTTCACCGTAACCCCACCACTCGCCACCTCGATCCAACCGACATCCTCGACCGGGCACGAGCTGGACGGTACCGCATCGGTCGCGCGCGTGAACGCCAGCCACCGCCCATCGAGCGACCAGGCGAGACGGCGGGCAGCTACGGCAACGGTGCGGAGCGGTTCGCCCTCCCGGCTCGCGATCACCACGCGGCTACCGTCGCTCCACGCCAGCCAGCGACCATCACCCGACCAGGCGATCGTAGTCGCCGTGTCCAGCACGCGCGCCGCCGGCTGCGCGCCGGTCGTAGCTATCCCGACGACCGATCGCCCGTCCTGCATCGCCGTGAAAGCGAGCCGCCCACCCTCGGGCGACCACTCGACGGCCGTGACCTCGAGTCCTTCGAGTGCCGCGACCGGTGCAGCGCCATCGGACGATGCGAGCCAGAGCCTGCGATGCCGATCGAGGAGTGCCAGTTGCCGCCACGACGGCTCCTGCTCCTGGGCGTGAATCGGCAGTACAGCTCCCCAAGCCAAAACGAGCGCGAGTACGAGACGCCACGCACCCCGCATCCCGATTCCCCTTCCCAGCGGCAGCCTCGCGCTGCCTGCGCAGTATCCTAGCTGCTCGCCGACCGTATCGTCTCGCTCACCGGCCGCACGCCTGACTTCATGCGAACCGGCTGGCGAGCACTCACCCCTCCACCACGTGCGCGAGGCATCGCGCCGAGCGATGGTGATCAGGGGACGAAGTCGAGACACGCCTCGGCCGCACCAGCTCAGCACTCACCGCTCGTGGCCCCGGGAGAAAACCCTTCGGCCAGGTTTATCGGTCTCGCTGCAAAGATCCCGAGCGCTCGAAAAGCGTTTGGCCTCAGTCAGCGAAACACCAGTACAGCATGCCAGGGCAATCATTTTTTGACGCCTGGCGGAGACATGGTGGTCTTCGTTCCTGGGAGGGTGTCGGCAGCTCCCTGGAATCGAACGGCGCTTGACGCCGTTTTCCCCTCCTGCTACCCTCGCCTCGGAAAGAAGCGGTCTCGGTGGGGAGGGTGCGCTGTGCTCGTCCATCTGCCCGGTCGCGCCAGGCCGGAAGTCACCGCCTCGGTCTCCTGAAGCAGCGTGTTGTCGACGGTTCGATCAGGGAGGAGCACAGCGTGTCCAAGAAGAAAGTCAACAAGGTCGTTCTCGCCTACTCCGGCGGACTCGATACGTCCGTCATTTTGAAGTGGATCAAGGAGACCTACGACTGCGAAGTCATTACGGTGACAGCTGATATCGGCCAGGGCGAGGACCTCTCCGGTGTCGAGGCTAAGGCGCTGGCAACCGGCGCCTCTAAGGCGTACGTTCTCGATCTCAAGGAGGAATTCCTCACCCAGTATGCCTTCCCGGTACTCCGTTCCGGCGCTGTCTACGAGCGCAAGTATCTCCTCGGCACGAGCTTCGCTCGCCCCCTCATCGCCAAGTACCAGGTCGAGATCGCCAAGCGCGAGGGCGCCGATGCCGTCGCCCACGGCTGCACCGGCAAGGGCAACGACCAGGTTCGTTTCGAACTGACCTACAAAGCCCTCGCCCCCGAGTTGACGGTCATCGCCCCCTGGCGCGAGTGGGATCTCTCCGGGCGTGAGGCGTTGCTGGAGTACGCTGCCTCGCGCGGTATTCCGGTCTCGCAGTCCAAGGAGAACATCTATAGCCGCGACCAGAACCTCTGGCATCTCTCGCACGAGGGTGGTGAACTCGAGGATCCCTGGCAGGCACCCAACGAGCGGGTCTACCAGATCACGACCAGTCCACAGGCCGCTCCCGACCGACCGGAGGAGATCGTCGTCGGTTTCGAGCAGGGATATCCCGTCAGCCTGAATGGCGAACGCCTCCCACCGGTGTCCCTCATGGAGCGCCTCAATGAGCTCGGCGGTCGCCATGGCATCGGTCGGATCGACCTGGTCGAGAACCGTCTCGTCGGCATGAAGTCACGCGGTGTCTACGAGCAGCCTGGTGCGACGATCCTGTCTGTGGCACACAAGGAGCTGGAGCATCTCACGCTCGACCGCGAAACGATGCACTTCAAAGATATGCTCGCCTTGAAGTACGCAGAGCTGGTCTACTACGGCCTCTGGTACACACCGCTCCGCGAGGCGCTCGATGCCTTCGTCGATGTCACCCAGCGAACCGTGACCGGTGAAGTGCGCCTTACCCTCTACAAGGGCAACTGCATCCCAACTGGACGACGATCGCCCTACAGCCTCTACAGCATGGAGCTGGCGACCTTCGGGGCCGACGCGATTTATGACCAGCGTGACGCGGAGGGCTTCATCAATCTCTTCGGCCTCCCGCTGAAAGTCGCCGCTCTGCTCCGCCAGCAACAGACGGGCATCTCCTGACCGCGGACGCAAGGAAAAGCCAACCGGGGGTGCTGACGCCCCCGGTTGGCTCGCTGTTGTCGAGCGAGCTTGTCCCCTACGACCAGGGATGGATCGTCGGCGAATTGATCGCGATGATCATCCAGATGATCAG from Thermomicrobium sp. 4228-Ro includes the following:
- a CDS encoding argininosuccinate synthase — translated: MSKKKVNKVVLAYSGGLDTSVILKWIKETYDCEVITVTADIGQGEDLSGVEAKALATGASKAYVLDLKEEFLTQYAFPVLRSGAVYERKYLLGTSFARPLIAKYQVEIAKREGADAVAHGCTGKGNDQVRFELTYKALAPELTVIAPWREWDLSGREALLEYAASRGIPVSQSKENIYSRDQNLWHLSHEGGELEDPWQAPNERVYQITTSPQAAPDRPEEIVVGFEQGYPVSLNGERLPPVSLMERLNELGGRHGIGRIDLVENRLVGMKSRGVYEQPGATILSVAHKELEHLTLDRETMHFKDMLALKYAELVYYGLWYTPLREALDAFVDVTQRTVTGEVRLTLYKGNCIPTGRRSPYSLYSMELATFGADAIYDQRDAEGFINLFGLPLKVAALLRQQQTGIS
- a CDS encoding peptidase domain-containing protein, with protein sequence MRGAWRLVLALVLAWGAVLPIHAQEQEPSWRQLALLDRHRRLWLASSDGAAPVAALEGLEVTAVEWSPEGGRLAFTAMQDGRSVVGIATTGAQPAARVLDTATTIAWSGDGRWLAWSDGSRVVIASREGEPLRTVAVAARRLAWSLDGRWLAFTRATDAVPSSSCPVEDVGWIEVASGGVTVNDRAVGHLTWVTTGGDAERPRLVYTSAADARLRWADPGTGATGILWDGLVASCRAPLLTSGDGQWVGFLAADSGGDDLVLINLVTGEARRLPDLPLGYPGLALPTVYLWLDPLARFLYASRSFPTVVTRIDLVTGERTTAANDPGILVAISPQGERLAFVRNVPGKPPVLVIVEPASGRRETLEGFGWAAWEPSPYQPIVFSAWQRTWEREDRPVAAGLVERSWTWGPRPIRVTVEPYRDAPGGRRAVVYWDKARMEVTALAGDRGTRWYVTTGLLVKELITGQVQLGDATFEQREPAAIPVAGDRDDPTGPTYATFRELLAAPPLSEGSEIRWRLHRDGTVTEDGPGGVSVAVVIPETNHAIADVFWEFLQSEGPVWGEAGATHGRLFEPLFFATGLPITEPYWATVKVAGEFRDVLVQCFERRCLTYTPSNPAGWRVEMGNVGQHYLAWRDQE